A window from Bombus fervidus isolate BK054 chromosome 12, iyBomFerv1, whole genome shotgun sequence encodes these proteins:
- the Nplp1 gene encoding neuropeptide-like precursor 1 isoform X4, whose protein sequence is MHPTGNHLVSLLLYIFFVNEIRLPLVTCQDEDNTQCMPKAAFLALLRHPEISSNLAAYSRAARITQDAKSRNDMAHLRALTEEADDTEICVPGRVYLQLLKDPVMRGDLSIILNGRTQKLPDLLGRLLDDSDEMDAREFLPESQKRSLATLAKNDDLPISIQDRIAENEDDEEKRAAISSEQPGQNDAGISRDYLLSGGRSDLQAFARDFQMEKRNVGALARDFALPPGRRNIASLVRDYDQSKSNNRESTLPYNGKRNVASLARTFTLPQNGKRNVASVARDYGLPYGKRYVGSLARTGDFPARNQRSVASLAKNSAWPVSLKRGIFLPGSVILRALSRHGRSMMDETNARNDLLDLQELSNLEQSQRNDYETAEEKLNDSLTKIDSNIRRPKRQIGFSDEYPLPVMQNTNGFDYEEMMEALSGQYPNAEKRFMGRIPQMGPRPTTPPTRRQGR, encoded by the exons GTGACGTGTCAGGACGAAGATAACACTCAATGCATGCCAAAAGCAGCCTTCCTGGCTCTGTTGCGCCATCCGGAAATCAGCTCGAATTTAGCCGCCTATTCTAGAGCAGCGAGAATAACTCAGGATGCAAAAAGTCGTAACGACATGGCGCATCTGAGAGCTTTAACCGAGGAGGCTGACGACACGGAGATCTGCGTACCTGGTCGCGTTTATTTGCAACTATTGAAGGATCCGGTCATGCGTGGTGATCTCAGCATTATTCTCAACGGAAGAACACAGAAGTTACCGGATCTCCTAGGACGTTTGCTCGACGATAGCGACGAGATGGATGCGAGGGAGTTCCTGCCTGAATCTCAGAAAAGAAGTCTCGCAACGTTGGCCAAAAACGATGATCTACCGATTAGCATCCAGGATCGTATTGCTGAAAACGAAGATGACGAAGAAAAGAGGGCTGCAATTTCCAG CGAGCAACCAGGACAAAACGATGCAGGAATCTCCCGTGATTATCTCCTCTCTGGCGGTCGTTCAGATTTGCAAGCCTTCGCACGAGACTTCCAGATGGAAAAACGAAATGTCGGCGCATTAGCTCGGGATTTCGCGTTGCCACCTGGTAGACGTAATATCGCGTCACTGGTTCGTGACTACGACCAGAGCAAGAGTAACAACCGGGAATCTACTTTGCCTTACAATGGAAAAAGGAACGTCGCTTCCTTGGCGAGAACGTTCACTCTACCTCAAAACGGGAAAAGGAACGTGGCATCCGTAGCCAGAGACTACGGACTCCCTTATGGGAAAAGATACGTCGGTTCCTTGGCCAGAACAGGCGATTTTCCCGCTAGAAACCAAAGAAGCGTCGCTTCTTTGGCGAAAAATTCCGCTTGGCCAGTTTCATTGAAGAGAGGAATTTTCTTGCCCGGAAGCGTGATCCTGAGAGCTCTTTCCCGCCATGGTAGATCGATGATGGACGAAACGAATGCGAGAAACGACCTGTTAGATCTTCAGGAACTGAGTAATCTGGAACAAAGTCAGAGAAACGATTATGAGACTGCGGAGGAAAAGTTGAACGATTCCTTGACGAAAATCGATTCGAACATCAGGAGACCCAAGAGACAGATTGGCTTCTCCGACGAGTATCCTCTGCCTGTTATGCAAAATACGAACGGTTTTGATTACGAAGAGATGATGGAGGCGCTCAGTGGACAGTACCCGAACGCAGAGAAGAGGTTCATGG